The Martelella sp. AD-3 genome includes a region encoding these proteins:
- a CDS encoding NAD-dependent epimerase/dehydratase family protein, translating into MASVAIIGASGMIGRALAETLIARRALGTESLDALILSDIRKSEIEGDATQWVTGDAAEFETIGEVIAARPDVIFHVAATAMGQADSNFAIGYHINFDTVRATLEAIRLAGDDYCPRLVHASSIGVYGAPFPALIDDATTPRPDSSYGTQKLMSEAIIADYTRMGFVDGICLRLATIAVRPGKATHGNSGFFSNIIREPLEGRRALLPASDDVRHWLASPETAVAQLIHAANLEGSIPADARALVMPGISLTVEMLLAALAERAGEEMLSLIDRTDTPNYGPQDFPACFAAETARKLGFPLLEEKAMDLIDGFLRKRFPA; encoded by the coding sequence ATGGCCTCCGTTGCCATTATCGGCGCTTCCGGCATGATCGGCCGCGCGCTCGCCGAAACGCTGATTGCACGCCGCGCGCTCGGCACTGAAAGCCTTGACGCGCTCATTCTCTCCGATATCCGCAAGAGCGAGATCGAAGGGGATGCCACGCAATGGGTGACGGGGGATGCGGCGGAGTTCGAGACGATCGGAGAGGTGATAGCCGCGCGTCCGGACGTGATCTTTCACGTGGCCGCCACCGCCATGGGCCAGGCCGACAGCAATTTCGCCATCGGCTACCACATCAATTTCGATACGGTGCGGGCAACCCTCGAGGCGATCCGTCTTGCGGGCGATGATTATTGTCCGCGCCTTGTCCATGCCTCGTCGATCGGCGTCTATGGCGCGCCCTTTCCCGCCCTGATCGACGATGCGACAACGCCCCGTCCGGACAGTTCCTACGGCACGCAGAAGCTGATGAGCGAGGCGATCATCGCCGATTATACGCGCATGGGCTTTGTCGACGGCATCTGCCTGCGCCTGGCCACAATCGCGGTCCGGCCCGGCAAGGCCACCCACGGCAATTCCGGCTTCTTTTCCAACATCATCCGCGAACCGCTGGAAGGCCGGCGCGCGCTTCTGCCCGCCTCAGACGATGTGCGCCACTGGCTGGCCTCGCCGGAAACGGCGGTGGCGCAGCTCATCCACGCGGCAAACCTTGAAGGGTCGATCCCGGCAGATGCGCGGGCGCTCGTCATGCCCGGCATCTCGCTGACGGTCGAGATGCTGCTTGCAGCCCTTGCCGAACGGGCAGGCGAAGAGATGCTGTCGCTGATCGACCGCACCGACACGCCGAACTACGGGCCGCAGGATTTCCCGGCCTGTTTTGCCGCCGAAACCGCCCGAAAGCTCGGCTTTCCGCTGCTGGAGGAAAAGGCGATGGATCTTATCGACGGTTTTCTCAGAAAGCGCTTTCCGGCCTGA
- a CDS encoding amidohydrolase family protein, giving the protein MAILIKNGLVINQKTGAHSFASGDVLINGDRIIGKGGDLSARAAAFQDLKVIDASDKLVMPGFIDAHMHSNEGFEMGRYDNLPLEIWLSEVYPPFGSPAMTWREHYLRAMLVAIISLRSGVTTLQDDVINITGTPEAVDATASAFRDAGLRGWITASMWDESYCNSLPFVGDLVPAEMKARLDAMPAPDWKAQIELFEELSGKWHGKDNMRIILGPCGPQRCSEKLLQEVASLSEARDLPVHCHVLETKTQAVTGEEKYGRTLVQFLKDMGLMTHRLTMNHAIWLTDDDIAMMGEARCSTTHNPLANLKLGSGVSPVRRMMNAGVNVALGCDGVASADTADIFVAFKAAAGLHKIGTFDYNDWISAHEVYDMATTSAARSSLMEKEVGTLAEGMLADVILMDRTDWGFMPLHDPIKKIAFSVNSDVVTHSIVGGKLVMEDRRLATVNENELRGEIAEAAAKFERDHCPEMSKGAAEVRPYLDRMYDKATTREIGLYPRVTV; this is encoded by the coding sequence ATGGCAATCCTGATCAAGAACGGCCTCGTCATCAACCAGAAAACCGGCGCGCACAGCTTTGCGAGCGGCGATGTGCTGATCAACGGTGACCGGATAATAGGCAAAGGCGGTGATCTTTCGGCACGCGCCGCCGCCTTTCAGGACCTTAAGGTGATCGATGCCTCTGACAAGCTGGTCATGCCCGGCTTCATCGATGCCCATATGCATTCCAATGAAGGCTTCGAGATGGGCCGGTATGACAACCTGCCGCTGGAAATCTGGCTGTCGGAAGTCTACCCGCCCTTCGGCTCGCCGGCGATGACCTGGCGCGAGCATTATCTGCGCGCCATGCTGGTCGCGATCATCTCGCTGCGCTCCGGCGTCACCACGCTGCAGGACGATGTGATCAACATCACCGGCACGCCGGAAGCCGTCGACGCCACAGCCTCAGCCTTCCGCGACGCAGGCCTGCGCGGCTGGATCACCGCCTCCATGTGGGACGAGAGCTATTGCAACAGCCTGCCCTTTGTCGGCGATCTCGTGCCCGCCGAAATGAAGGCGCGTCTCGATGCCATGCCCGCGCCCGACTGGAAAGCACAGATCGAGCTGTTCGAGGAATTGTCCGGGAAATGGCACGGCAAGGACAATATGCGCATCATTCTCGGCCCCTGCGGCCCGCAGCGCTGCTCGGAGAAGCTGTTGCAGGAAGTGGCGAGCCTTTCCGAAGCGCGCGACCTGCCGGTTCACTGCCATGTGCTGGAAACCAAGACCCAGGCCGTGACCGGCGAGGAGAAATACGGCCGCACGCTGGTTCAGTTCCTGAAGGACATGGGCCTGATGACCCATCGCCTGACCATGAACCACGCCATCTGGCTGACAGACGACGACATCGCGATGATGGGCGAGGCCCGCTGCTCGACGACGCATAATCCGCTGGCAAACCTCAAGCTCGGCTCCGGCGTCTCGCCGGTGCGGCGGATGATGAATGCTGGCGTCAATGTCGCGCTCGGCTGCGACGGCGTGGCCTCTGCCGATACCGCCGATATCTTCGTCGCCTTCAAGGCGGCCGCGGGCCTGCACAAGATCGGCACGTTCGACTATAATGACTGGATTTCGGCGCATGAGGTCTATGACATGGCAACCACGTCTGCCGCGCGCTCCAGCCTGATGGAGAAGGAAGTCGGCACGCTGGCAGAAGGCATGCTCGCCGACGTGATCCTGATGGACAGGACCGACTGGGGCTTCATGCCGCTGCATGATCCGATCAAGAAGATCGCCTTCTCGGTCAATTCCGATGTCGTCACCCATTCGATCGTCGGCGGCAAGCTGGTGATGGAGGATCGCAGGCTCGCAACCGTCAACGAGAACGAACTGCGCGGCGAAATCGCCGAGGCGGCTGCAAAATTCGAGCGTGACCACTGCCCGGAAATGAGCAAGGGCGCGGCAGAAGTGCGCCCCTATCTCGACCGGATGTATGACAAGGCGACCACGCGCGAGATCGGCCTTTATCCGCGCGTGACGGTGTAG
- a CDS encoding LysR family transcriptional regulator codes for MATPAGDHGLDLRLMRILDVLLDECSVSKTATILGQSQPSVSLALKRLREILGDPLLVRSGVKLIPTEKGIALRAQVSNILREIDALAVSEDTFDPASYNRRFRVYAANCLGTFFMPRIGELVRREAPNMPLDFCTIPEESRIFTELEQGKLDLVIGNWPMPRDYLRFAPLLETDIVLVMRNEHPLAGRSRIDLQDYLNLDHLSPTPHTSPAISPIDGQLAQLDAKREIAMSVAEFTLVPHMLARTDLVFTSSRPFAEQMAQSGAFSIVGAPEELARMSFYTLWHERSHLSPGNQWFRKLLRRVAREISEFTPRPSSETSPEAIRGNQ; via the coding sequence TTGGCCACACCAGCCGGAGACCACGGACTTGACCTGCGCCTGATGCGCATCCTCGACGTGCTGCTCGACGAGTGCAGCGTCTCGAAAACCGCCACCATTCTTGGCCAGAGCCAGCCATCCGTTTCGCTGGCTCTCAAGCGGCTTCGCGAAATTCTCGGCGATCCGCTGCTGGTGCGCTCCGGCGTGAAGCTGATCCCGACGGAAAAGGGCATCGCGCTGCGCGCCCAGGTGTCGAACATCCTGCGCGAGATCGACGCGCTCGCCGTCTCCGAGGATACGTTCGATCCCGCAAGCTACAACCGCCGCTTCCGCGTCTACGCCGCCAATTGTCTCGGCACCTTCTTCATGCCGCGCATCGGCGAGCTGGTGCGCCGCGAAGCGCCGAACATGCCGCTCGATTTCTGCACAATCCCCGAGGAATCCCGGATATTTACCGAGCTTGAGCAAGGAAAGCTCGATCTGGTGATCGGCAACTGGCCTATGCCGCGCGATTACCTGCGTTTTGCGCCGCTGCTCGAGACCGACATCGTTCTCGTCATGCGCAACGAACACCCGCTCGCAGGCCGTTCCCGCATCGACCTTCAGGACTATCTGAACCTCGATCATCTTTCGCCGACGCCTCATACGAGCCCAGCCATCAGCCCCATCGATGGCCAGCTCGCCCAGCTTGATGCCAAACGCGAGATCGCCATGTCGGTGGCCGAGTTCACGCTGGTCCCGCACATGCTGGCGCGCACCGATCTGGTGTTCACCAGCAGCCGCCCCTTTGCCGAGCAGATGGCGCAGTCGGGCGCCTTTTCGATTGTCGGCGCGCCGGAGGAACTGGCCCGGATGAGCTTCTACACGCTGTGGCATGAACGGTCGCATCTCTCCCCCGGCAATCAGTGGTTCAGGAAATTGTTGCGCCGGGTTGCCAGAGAGATAAGCGAATTCACACCCCGTCCATCAAGTGAAACTTCGCCCGAAGCCATTCGCGGGAACCAATAG